A stretch of Xenopus laevis strain J_2021 chromosome 8S, Xenopus_laevis_v10.1, whole genome shotgun sequence DNA encodes these proteins:
- the LOC108700688 gene encoding Fc receptor-like protein 2: MWSSNTGKELTLHFLFYSNAVQPHSVVMLMLVLMGFFCGVLGNEEILPKPNITVEPYPMTEGDHMTLLCISRVSASDAVVKPQFAFYRNKQTVQDFTSYSSYKVGAAQMEHSGDYTCETRTSNDSVKKTSEVLHLDIQELFPQPELKVSLAPVYEGGNLSITCSTVLNPIAENTMLQFAFYKNKEPVQTFNSSNEYEVYSVQPEHSGKYSCEVQTPNNSTKKLSQEVSVQVQGASDKSQGSYVYKPQSTLRLMLSACVLMLTACTLVHHMRTTKQQKTKNKRPSSPLVL, encoded by the exons ATGTGGTCATCAAATACAGGAAAAGAGTTGACTCTTCATTTCCTCTTTTACAGCAATGCTGTTCAGCCACATTCAGTTGTGATGTTGATGCTGGTCCTGATGGGCTTCTTCT GTGGGGTTTTGGGAAATGAAG aaaTACTCCCTAAACCAAATATAACAGTGGAACCCTATCCTATGACAGAAGGTGATCACATGACACTGTTGTGCATCTCCCGCGTTAGTGCGTCTGACGCCGTCGTGAAACCACAGTTTGCTTTCTACAGGAACAAACAGACTGTGCAAGACTTCACGTCCTACAGTTCATACAAGGTTGGTGCTGCCCAGATGGAGCATTCTGGGGATTATACCTGTGAAACAAGAACTTCTAATGACAGCGTAAAGAAGACGAGTGAGGTTCTACATCTTGACATACAAG AGCTCTTCCCACAGCCAGAATTAAAAGTGAGCTTGGCTCCAGTCTATGAGGGAGGTAACCTGTCTATCACATGCAGTACAGTACTGAACCCCATAGCAGAAAATACCATGTTGCAGTTTGCCTTTTACAAGAACAAGGAACCCGTGCAGACATTCAATTCATCTAATGAATATGAAGTTTATTCCGTTCAGCCGGAGCATTCTGGGAAATATTCATGCGAAGTGCAAACTCCAAACAACAGCACAAAGAAGTTGAGTCAAGAAGTCAGTGTTCAAGTTCAAG GTGCCTCAGATAAAAGTCAAGGGTCCTACGTGTATAAGCCACAAAGTACTTTACGGCTGATGCTTTCTGCATGTGTATTAATGCTTACAGCTTGTACACTGGTGCATCACATGAGGACAACAAAACAGCAGAAGACAAAGAATAAACGTCCTTCCTCTCCCCTGGTTTTATAG